From a region of the Lactuca sativa cultivar Salinas chromosome 4, Lsat_Salinas_v11, whole genome shotgun sequence genome:
- the LOC128133431 gene encoding uncharacterized protein LOC128133431, translated as MTPYRNTRYWLADYRRRRALTKEEKFNHAHAQLRNVIERAYGVLKARFPILKRMTPFPFSVQRDIVVACFAVHNFIRKCDIRDELFKAFKENNAQAQGGQNDGENVHDMEWGSQGNEYMDNLRDQIANQLG; from the coding sequence ATGACTCCTTACCGCAACACGAGGTATTGGTTAGCCGACTATCGACGGCGACGTGCGTTAACTAAGGAAGAAAAATTCAATCATGCACATGCGCAACTCAGAAATGTTATTGAACGTGCTTACGGTGTTTTGAAGGCGAGATTTCCAATCCTAAAGCGAATGACTCCTTTTCCTTTTTCAGTGCAAAGAGATATAGTCGTTGCTTGTTTTGCAGTCCACAATTTCATAAGGAAATGCGATATTCGTGATGAGTTATTTAAGGCGTTCAAGGAGAACAATGCTCAAGCACAAGGGGGACAAAATGATGGCGAAAATGTACACGATATGGAATGGGGTTCACAAGGAAATGAATACATGGATAATTTACGTGACCAGATTGCGAATCAATTGGGGTGA
- the LOC111878512 gene encoding protein transport protein SEC13 homolog A yields the protein MPAQKIETGHTDTVHDVCMDYYGKRVASASSDSTIKIIGVTNNSTSQHLTTLTGHNGPVWQVAWAHPKFGSLLASCSYDATIILWKETNPNEWTQVHTFTDHKSSVNSIAWAPHELGLCLACGSSDGNITVHTARSDGGWDTTRIDQAHPVGVTSVSWAPSMAPGALVGSGSFEPVQKLASGGCDNTVKVWKLSNGGWRMDCFPALQMHTDWVRGVAWAPNLGLPKSTIASCSEDGTVVIWTVGKEGDNWNGKVLFDFKVPVWRVTWSLTGNLLAVAAGDNNVTMWKEAVDGEWQQVTTVD from the coding sequence ATGCCTGCACAAAAAATCGAAACGGGTCACACAGACACTGTCCATGATGTGTGCATGGACTATTACGGAAAACGAGTAGCATCTGCATCCTCCGATTCCACCATCAAAATAATCGGTGTCACCAACAACTCCACTTCCCAACACCTCACTACTTTAACCGGTCACAACGGTCCAGTCTGGCAAGTCGCGTGGGCCCACCCAAAGTTTGGGTCCCTCCTAGCATCCTGTTCCTACGATGCAACCATCATCCTCTGGAAAGAAACCAACCCAAACGAATGGACCCAAGTCCACACTTTCACCGACCATAAATCCTCGGTCAACTCCATTGCGTGGGCCCCACATGAGCTCGGGTTATGTCTGGCGTGCGGGTCGTCCGACGGGAACATCACGGTCCACACCGCCAGGTCAGATGGCGGGTGGGACACCACACGGATCGACCAGGCTCACCCGGTTGGAGTGACTTCGGTTTCGTGGGCCCCGTCGATGGCTCCCGGGGCTTTGGTCGGGTCGGGTAGTTTTGAACCGGTTCAAAAGCTGGCTTCTGGGGGGTGCGATAACACGGTGAAGGTATGGAAGTTATCAAACGGGGGTTGGAGAATGGACTGTTTTCCGGCTTTACAAATGCATACGGATTGGGTTCGGGGTGTTGCGTGGGCCCCGAATTTGGGGCTTCCGAAATCGACTATTGCAAGTTGTTCTGAGGATGGGACTGTTGTGATATGGACTGTGGGGAAAGAAGGTGATAATTGGAACGGGAAGGTTTTGTTTGATTTTAAGGTTCCGGTTTGGAGGGTAACTTGGTCATTAACCGGTAATCTTTTGGCTGTGGCTGCTGGGGATAATAATGTCACCATGTGGAAAGAAGCTGTTGATGGAGAATGGCAACAGGTTACCACCGTTGATTAG
- the LOC111878511 gene encoding probable glycerol-3-phosphate acyltransferase 8 isoform X2, with the protein MMGKMLPPEMKIGKKSFPPMSKCDLSSVSNLSIAADLDGTLLKASLPFLYYVLLAIEAGSLLRGLILMLSLPIIAIVCIFISEDLAGKILIFLAFFGVKVSDLENASRAVLPWFYAMDVRSDSFELFDSCRRKVVVTANPTVMVDAFAQEFLGADKVLGTEIEVDPWTERATGFVKAPGILVGKLKKMAVQKEFGEDMPDIGLGDRKSDHDFMSICKEGYMVPRDHSASIISPYRLKNKMIFQLHHNHNHNHNDSSLQQPRNALITTYIRLPFTFIHSFVSLYFNLSLLKAIIRSAIY; encoded by the exons ATGATGGGGAAAATGTTGCCGCCGGAGATGAAAATTGGCAAGAAATCGTTTCCTCCGATGTCAAAGTGCGATTTATCATCGGTCAGCAACCTCTCAATTGCTGCGGACCTCGACGGAACCCTACTGAAAGCGAGCCTTCCTTTTCTATACTACGTACTCCTCGCAATCGAAGCCGGCAGCCTTCTCCGCGGCCTAATTTTGATGCTCTCTCTTCCGATCATTGCAATAGTGTGTATTTTCATCTCCGAAGATTTAGCCGGAAAGATACTGATATTCCTCGCATTCTTCGGGGTTAAGGTCAGCGACCTTGAGAACGCTTCGCGCGCCGTCCTGCCGTGGTTCTACGCGATGGATGTGAGGAGCGACAGCTTCGAACTGTTTGATAGTTGTCGGAGAAAGGTAGTTGTGACGGCAAACCCGACGGTGATGGTGGATGCGTTCGCGCAGGAGTTTTTGGGAGCGGATAAGGTGCTTGGAACGGAGATCGAGGTGGATCCGTGGACGGAAAGAGCTACCGGATTTGTGAAAGCGCCTGGTATTTTGGTCGGAAAATTGAAGAAGATGGCTGTTCAAAAGGAGTTTGGAGAAGATATGCCTGATATCGGACTCGGTGATCGGAAATCTGACCACGATTTCATGTCCATTTGCAAG gagGGCTACATGGTGCCAAGAGACCATTCTGCAAGCATAATATCACCATATCGTCTAAAAAACAAAATGATCTTCCAGCTCCaccacaaccacaaccacaaccacaatGACTCTTCACTCCAACAACCAAGAAACGCTCTAATCACCACCTACATTCGACTGCCATTCacattcatccattcatttgtcAGTCTCTACTTCAATCTTTCACTACTTAAAGCAATCATAAGATCCGCAATTTATTAA
- the LOC111878511 gene encoding probable glycerol-3-phosphate acyltransferase 8 isoform X1 — MMGKMLPPEMKIGKKSFPPMSKCDLSSVSNLSIAADLDGTLLKASLPFLYYVLLAIEAGSLLRGLILMLSLPIIAIVCIFISEDLAGKILIFLAFFGVKVSDLENASRAVLPWFYAMDVRSDSFELFDSCRRKVVVTANPTVMVDAFAQEFLGADKVLGTEIEVDPWTERATGFVKAPGILVGKLKKMAVQKEFGEDMPDIGLGDRKSDHDFMSICKYERKTQSMFVSNIFTNKNLPFNIVAIVRRCLPPAMNYYFGGKGVELLKFFGGLHGAKRPFCKHNITISSKKQNDLPAPPQPQPQPQ; from the exons ATGATGGGGAAAATGTTGCCGCCGGAGATGAAAATTGGCAAGAAATCGTTTCCTCCGATGTCAAAGTGCGATTTATCATCGGTCAGCAACCTCTCAATTGCTGCGGACCTCGACGGAACCCTACTGAAAGCGAGCCTTCCTTTTCTATACTACGTACTCCTCGCAATCGAAGCCGGCAGCCTTCTCCGCGGCCTAATTTTGATGCTCTCTCTTCCGATCATTGCAATAGTGTGTATTTTCATCTCCGAAGATTTAGCCGGAAAGATACTGATATTCCTCGCATTCTTCGGGGTTAAGGTCAGCGACCTTGAGAACGCTTCGCGCGCCGTCCTGCCGTGGTTCTACGCGATGGATGTGAGGAGCGACAGCTTCGAACTGTTTGATAGTTGTCGGAGAAAGGTAGTTGTGACGGCAAACCCGACGGTGATGGTGGATGCGTTCGCGCAGGAGTTTTTGGGAGCGGATAAGGTGCTTGGAACGGAGATCGAGGTGGATCCGTGGACGGAAAGAGCTACCGGATTTGTGAAAGCGCCTGGTATTTTGGTCGGAAAATTGAAGAAGATGGCTGTTCAAAAGGAGTTTGGAGAAGATATGCCTGATATCGGACTCGGTGATCGGAAATCTGACCACGATTTCATGTCCATTTGCAAG TATGAGAGAAAGACACAATCCATGTTTGTCTCCAACATTTTCACCAACAAAAACTTGCCGTTCAACATTGTGGCTATTGTGAGACGGTGTTTGCCACCGGCAATGAACTATTACTTTGGAGGCAAAGGGGTGGAACTCTTAAAGTTTTTTG gagGGCTACATGGTGCCAAGAGACCATTCTGCAAGCATAATATCACCATATCGTCTAAAAAACAAAATGATCTTCCAGCTCCaccacaaccacaaccacaaccacaatGA